Proteins encoded by one window of Misgurnus anguillicaudatus chromosome 4, ASM2758022v2, whole genome shotgun sequence:
- the wfikkn2b gene encoding WAP, Kazal, immunoglobulin, Kunitz and NTR domain-containing protein 2: MWWMLFPRWIWFVAGQFLFLFLDRQCVKGMTLQRAAYSHAGICPNDINPNLWVDAMSTCTRECESDQDCDTSEKCCANVCGNRSCVAARYIDATGKKGPMGMPKEATCDKFMCTQQGSQCDIWDGQPVCKCRDRCEREPQFTCASDGMTYYNKCYMDAEACSKGISLSVVTCRFHLTGPRTSPPPAGTTAVPTTAVQHTTPLDVHAPLMVGSPTQQSVFVGETASFLCEVAGRPKPEISWEKHLEGQGKLVIKPNHVHGNVVVTNIGQLVIYNAQSQDAGIYTCTATNPGGSVQAHFPLSVVQRDPVINDEMNNSTTFPADECFKDPDSDDCGEERLSWFYDPQRNNCHTFTYGNCNKNQNHFETYEACMSSCRKELAAPCNLSSYQGPCKAYEPRWAYSGFQRQCQPFIYGGCKGNENNFKTKEACEETCPFPKIHQCKPCKSRHKMVTSFCKSDFVILGRVMELTKDEESGHALITVEEILKDEKMGLKFFGKEPLEVTLENMDWACPCPNITTADGQIIIMGEANNGMAVLQPDSFITLSSVKRVRKLREVINKKTCDILKEFIQ; this comes from the exons ATGTGGTGGATGCTCTTTCCTCGTTGGATCTGGTTCGTGGCGGGACAgtttttgtttctatttttggACAGACAATGCGTAAAAGGCATGACTTTGCAAAGAGCTGCGTATTCCCACGCAGGGATTTGTCCAAACGACATAAACCCAAATTTGTGGGTTGATGCAATGAGCACCTGCACGCGAGAATGTGAATCTGATCAG GACTGTGACACATCTGAAAAATGCTGTgccaatgtttgtggtaatcgAAGCTGTGTGGCGGCCCGTTACATAGATGCTACAGGAAAGAAAGGGCCAATGGGTATGCCTAAGGAAGCGACCTGCGACAAGTTCATGTGCACTCAGCAAGGCTCACAGTGTGATATTTGGGACGGACAGCCCGTGTGCAAGTGTCGTGACCGCTGTGAGAGAGAACCCCAGTTCACCTGTGCCTCCGATGGCATGACTTATTACAACAAGTGCTACATGGATGCCGAAGCCTGCTCCAAGGGCATCTCCTTGTCCGTGGTAACGTGCCGGTTTCATCTCACCGGGCCCAGAACTAGCCCTCCGCCCGCAGGCACTACCGCAGTCCCCACGACAGCCGTGCAGCACACCACGCCATTAGATGTGCATGCTCCTCTCATGGTGGGAAGTCCAACCCAACAGTCTGTGTTTGTTGGCGAGACGGCTAGTTTCCTTTGTGAAGTCGCCGGCCGACCAAAGCCTGAGATATCCTGGGAGAAGCACCTGGAGGGGCAAGGCAAGTTGGTCATTAAACCCAACCACGTACATGGAAACGTGGTTGTCACCAATATCGGCCAGCTGGTTATTTACAACGCCCAGTCGCAAGACGCGGGTATCTATACCTGCACAGCCACGAACCCGGGTGGCTCAGTCCAAGCTCACTTTCCACTTTCTGTGGTCCAGAGAGACCCGGTTATAAACGATGAGATGAACAACTCCACAACTTTCCCGGCCGATGAGTGCTTTAAGGATCCCGATAGCGATGACTGCGGAGAAGAAAGGCTGAGTTGGTTTTATGACCCCCAAAGGAACAACTGCCACACTTTCACATACGGCAACTGCAACAAAAACCAAAATCACTTTGAGACGTACGAGGCGTGCATGTCTTCATGCCGCAAAGAACTCGCCGCCCCGTGTAACCTCTCCAGCTATCAGGGCCCTTGCAAAGCATATGAACCACGTTGGGCCTACAGCGGCTTCCAGCGACAGTGCCAGCCCTTCATTTACGGTGGTTGTAAAGGCAATGAGAACAACTTCAAGACCAAAGAAGCATGCGAAGAGACCTGTCCCTTTCCAAAGATCCACCAGTGCAAGCCATGCAAGTCACGGCACAAGATGGTGACCAGCTTCTGTAAAAGCGATTTTGTGATTCTGGGCCGCGTGATGGAGCTGACGAAGGACGAGGAGTCCGGTCATGCTTTGATCACCGTGGAGGAGATCCTGAAGGATGAGAAAATGGGGCTGAAGTTCTTTGGGAAGGAGCCTTTGGAAGTGACATTGGAGAACATGGACTGGGCCTGTCCGTGTCCTAACATCACCACTGCAGATGGTCAGATCATCATCATGGGTGAAGCGAATAACGGCATGGCTGTTCTGCAGCCTGACAGCTTCATCACACTTTCCAGCGTCAAGCGTGTCCGTAAGCTCCGTGAGGttatcaataaaaaaacttgtgacATTTTGAAAGAGTTTATTCAATAG